A part of Melittangium boletus DSM 14713 genomic DNA contains:
- a CDS encoding P-II family nitrogen regulator — protein sequence MKKIEAIIKPFKLDDVKDALHEVGVHGLTAVEVKGFGRQKGHTELYKGAEYVVDFQPKVKVEVVVDDDLVEQVVEAIVRVARSGAEGKIGDGKIFVLPVDEAVRIRTGERGSDAL from the coding sequence ATGAAGAAGATCGAAGCCATCATCAAGCCGTTCAAGCTGGATGATGTGAAGGACGCGCTGCATGAGGTGGGCGTGCACGGTCTCACCGCGGTGGAGGTGAAGGGGTTCGGTCGGCAGAAGGGCCACACGGAGCTCTACAAGGGCGCCGAGTACGTGGTGGACTTCCAGCCCAAGGTGAAGGTGGAGGTGGTGGTGGACGACGACCTCGTGGAGCAGGTGGTGGAAGCCATCGTGCGCGTGGCTCGCTCGGGCGCCGAGGGGAAGATCGGCGATGGGAAGATCTTCGTCCTGCCCGTGGACGAGGCCGTGCGCATCCGCACGGGAGAGCGCGGCAGCGACGCGCTGTGA